One stretch of Cryptosporangium aurantiacum DNA includes these proteins:
- a CDS encoding acetyl-CoA hydrolase/transferase family protein — MTTPDEALSVVRPGMTVACGSLSAEPVVLLEALARRVADAGPVTLLSGMLLDGYQALTPHLGNELKLITWFMPQTLLGDVGLGPNVDFLPLTWVQTYRYVQNRTLDVCLLQVSEPDERGYHSVGVSASLNRLLAQRADVVIAQVNPHMPFVLGDTLLHESELDHVVHAARPLRAFPHREPDERDAAVAGHVASLIPDGATVQSGIGTIPESVLRALVGRRELLLTSQLTDAGRTLIESGACVSDGPAAIVGEVLGSTDLYKWVERNPRVELRHALDTHGLEAVRRRSNFVSINSTLEVDLFGQINSEVIARGQAGGIGGSVDFAIASMLPGARSIVALPSTTGRGRSRIVPVIDRGLVTVPRTLTQFVVTEFGIADLRGRAVRERARALAAISHPDHRDELAAVAVAL, encoded by the coding sequence ATGACGACGCCCGACGAAGCACTCTCCGTCGTCCGGCCGGGCATGACCGTAGCCTGCGGCAGCCTCAGCGCCGAACCTGTCGTCCTGCTCGAAGCGCTGGCCCGCCGGGTCGCGGACGCAGGCCCGGTCACGCTCCTGTCCGGGATGCTCCTGGACGGCTATCAGGCGCTCACACCGCATCTGGGCAACGAGCTGAAACTGATCACCTGGTTCATGCCGCAGACCCTGCTCGGCGACGTCGGGCTGGGGCCGAACGTCGACTTCCTGCCGCTGACCTGGGTGCAGACCTACCGTTACGTGCAGAACCGCACGCTCGACGTGTGCCTGCTCCAAGTCTCCGAGCCGGACGAGCGCGGCTACCACAGCGTCGGCGTCAGCGCGAGCCTCAACCGTCTGCTGGCCCAGCGCGCCGACGTGGTGATCGCGCAGGTCAACCCGCACATGCCGTTCGTACTCGGCGACACGCTGCTGCACGAATCCGAACTCGACCACGTCGTCCACGCCGCTCGTCCATTGCGTGCCTTCCCACACCGGGAGCCCGACGAGCGCGACGCAGCCGTCGCCGGGCACGTGGCGTCGCTGATCCCGGACGGGGCCACCGTGCAGTCCGGGATCGGGACGATCCCCGAGTCCGTGTTACGCGCACTCGTCGGTCGCCGAGAACTCCTGCTCACGTCGCAGCTCACCGATGCGGGTCGCACACTGATCGAATCGGGCGCATGCGTCTCGGACGGACCGGCCGCCATCGTCGGCGAGGTACTGGGCAGCACGGACCTCTACAAGTGGGTCGAGCGCAACCCACGTGTGGAGCTACGGCACGCGCTGGACACCCATGGCCTCGAAGCCGTCAGGAGGCGAAGCAACTTCGTGTCGATCAACTCGACGCTGGAGGTAGACCTCTTCGGCCAGATCAACTCCGAGGTGATCGCCCGCGGGCAGGCCGGCGGTATCGGCGGCAGCGTCGACTTCGCGATCGCGTCCATGCTCCCGGGCGCCCGCAGCATCGTGGCACTGCCCTCCACGACCGGGCGTGGGCGCTCCCGGATCGTCCCGGTCATCGACCGTGGTCTGGTGACGGTGCCGCGGACGCTGACCCAATTCGTGGTCACCGAGTTCGGAATCGCCGATCTGCGCGGCCGCGCAGTCCGCGAGCGCGCCCGCGCACTTGCCGCAATCAGCCATCCCGACCACCGCGATGAACTCGCGGCGGTCGCGGTGGCGCTGTGA
- a CDS encoding acyl-CoA dehydrogenase family protein, whose product MQSTAFPHLEARKDVREAVRALCAKFPASYWEQHDREHEYARDFVEAFAAAGFLGILIPEEYGGGGGTIADFCAALEEVGASGGGLNACSSVHAPLLCVPSLLAFGTEEQRRTLLPRIASGDLLITFGVTEPDAGTDTTRISVSATRRGDSWLLNGQKTWNSGAPYAQKVMVLARTSEPGPTDRRGDGLTLFLADFDRPTVEVQPIPKIGRNAFASADVYFDDHVVGSADVLGEVGQGFYHLLHSLNAERLYLSAVAMGIGRWCLEAGTRYASERVVFDRPIGKNQSVQHPLAADYLHLLAAGQVLQTAIAACEEHGAAAIGSLANSAKYLTTEAAWKTADDVMQTFGGYSFAREYHIGRHWTEVRLQRIAPVNNQMVLNYIAQRVLDLPKSY is encoded by the coding sequence ATGCAGAGCACTGCTTTCCCGCACTTGGAAGCACGCAAGGACGTCCGCGAAGCGGTGCGAGCACTGTGTGCCAAGTTCCCGGCCTCGTACTGGGAACAGCACGACCGTGAGCACGAGTACGCCCGGGATTTCGTCGAGGCGTTCGCCGCCGCGGGCTTCCTCGGCATCCTCATTCCCGAGGAGTACGGAGGAGGCGGCGGCACGATCGCCGATTTCTGCGCCGCACTCGAAGAGGTCGGCGCGAGCGGCGGCGGGCTCAACGCCTGCTCCAGCGTGCACGCTCCCCTGCTCTGCGTGCCCTCGCTGCTCGCTTTCGGCACCGAGGAGCAGCGCCGTACGTTACTGCCGCGGATCGCGTCCGGCGACCTGCTGATCACGTTCGGAGTCACCGAGCCGGACGCCGGCACGGATACCACCCGGATCAGCGTGTCGGCGACCCGCCGAGGTGACTCCTGGTTACTCAACGGGCAAAAGACCTGGAACTCCGGCGCGCCGTACGCGCAGAAGGTCATGGTGCTGGCCCGCACCAGCGAGCCCGGGCCGACCGACCGCCGCGGCGACGGCCTCACGCTGTTCCTCGCCGACTTCGATCGGCCGACGGTCGAGGTGCAGCCCATCCCCAAGATCGGCCGCAACGCGTTCGCGTCCGCCGACGTGTACTTCGACGATCACGTCGTCGGCTCCGCGGACGTGCTCGGCGAGGTGGGCCAGGGCTTCTACCACCTCCTGCACAGCCTGAACGCCGAGCGCCTGTACCTGTCCGCGGTGGCGATGGGCATCGGCCGGTGGTGCCTGGAGGCAGGCACCCGCTATGCGTCGGAACGGGTCGTCTTCGACCGGCCGATCGGGAAGAACCAGTCGGTACAGCATCCGCTGGCCGCCGACTACCTGCATCTTCTGGCGGCCGGACAGGTCTTGCAGACGGCGATCGCGGCCTGCGAGGAGCACGGCGCCGCCGCGATCGGCTCGCTGGCCAACTCGGCCAAGTACCTGACGACCGAGGCGGCGTGGAAAACGGCCGACGACGTCATGCAGACGTTCGGCGGCTACTCGTTCGCCCGCGAGTACCACATCGGACGCCACTGGACCGAGGTGCGGCTCCAGCGGATCGCGCCGGTCAACAACCAGATGGTGCTCAACTACATCGCCCAGCGGGTTCTCGACCTGCCGAAGAGCTACTGA